DNA sequence from the Synergistaceae bacterium genome:
ATCCTTAGCCCAGCAGGACGAGTTCTACACACAGTTCACTGACGTTCAGGAGGAACTCGGCCACTACTGGGAGCATTTTCGGGGCGCAAAGATTCTGTGCAACTGCGATGACCCATTCGAGAGCAGCTTCTTCAGGTATCTCGCGCTTCAGTTCTCGTATCTTGGCATCAGGAAGCTCACGGCAACCTGTTACGCGGGAAGCCCCATCGCCCAGCAA
Encoded proteins:
- a CDS encoding modification methylase, whose protein sequence is MTSNRALHAASLAQQDEFYTQFTDVQEELGHYWEHFRGAKILCNCDDPFESSFFRYLALQFSYLGIRKLTATCYAGSPIAQQ